A stretch of Crossiella cryophila DNA encodes these proteins:
- a CDS encoding GNAT family N-acetyltransferase codes for MSRRVVGVTLDNLDHLSRHSRGCVFWELAPHMKEQSEEFGQTEFDKEAWISAVLLEWGSCGRIIYADGVPAGHVLYAPPSVVPRASTFPTSPASPDAVLITALQVLPEFTGGGLGRVLVQAVAKDLTRRGVKAIEAFGDATPDEPNCVLPADFLLSVGFKTVRPHPKWPRMRLELRTALTWKEDVEAALERLLGTVSISATAGTKEPSFRPV; via the coding sequence GTGTCGCGACGCGTAGTCGGCGTCACGCTGGACAACCTCGACCACCTGTCCCGGCATTCCCGGGGCTGTGTGTTCTGGGAGCTGGCTCCGCATATGAAGGAGCAGTCAGAGGAGTTCGGCCAGACCGAATTCGACAAGGAAGCCTGGATCTCCGCGGTCCTGCTGGAGTGGGGTTCCTGCGGCCGGATCATCTACGCCGACGGGGTGCCCGCCGGGCATGTGCTCTATGCCCCGCCCAGCGTGGTGCCAAGGGCCTCCACCTTCCCCACCTCACCGGCCAGTCCGGACGCGGTGCTGATCACCGCGTTGCAGGTGCTGCCCGAGTTCACCGGTGGCGGTCTGGGCCGGGTGCTGGTGCAGGCGGTGGCCAAGGACCTGACCCGGCGTGGGGTCAAGGCGATCGAGGCCTTCGGCGATGCCACCCCGGATGAGCCCAACTGCGTGCTGCCGGCGGACTTCCTGCTCAGCGTCGGGTTCAAGACCGTGCGCCCGCATCCCAAGTGGCCGCGGATGCGCCTGGAACTGCGGACCGCGCTGACCTGGAAGGAAGACGTGGAGGCAGCGCTGGAGCGGCTGCTGGGCACGGTTTCCATCAGTGCCACCGCCGGGACCAAGGAACCGAGCTTCCGGCCCGTCTGA
- a CDS encoding N-acetylmuramoyl-L-alanine amidase yields the protein MLLLRRGDDGPAVAEIRATLVKLGLLPATNGHARPTNFDGEVEHAVRSFQQQRGLITDGIVGPNTYRALTDARWQLGDRNLAYLISQPMSGDDVLTLQQRLLELGFNAGRADGLFGHQTEHALRNFQRDYGLAVDGMCGPGTLRALRQLAPKVRGGRPVFLREQEHLHRSGPRLSGKRIVIDPGHGGGDRGIVVDGVAEADLMWDLARRLEGRMVATGMEALLARGPQVCPPESDRAQFANNANADLFLSLHSDANASPHARGVATFHFGSSGHGTSSTVGEALAGFIQRELTARTGMLDCGTHPKTWDSLRLTRCTAVRVETGYLTNPEDRRRLLDPAFRDVVAEGILVAVKRLYLLGKNDQPTGTFTFDDLLKYELSKAETA from the coding sequence ATGCTGCTGCTCCGCCGGGGTGATGACGGTCCAGCCGTCGCCGAGATCCGGGCGACTCTCGTGAAGCTGGGGCTGCTACCGGCCACCAACGGCCACGCCAGGCCCACGAACTTCGATGGCGAGGTCGAGCACGCAGTCCGCTCTTTCCAGCAGCAACGCGGGCTGATCACGGACGGCATCGTCGGCCCCAACACCTACCGCGCGCTCACCGATGCCCGCTGGCAGCTCGGTGACCGCAACCTGGCCTACCTGATCTCCCAGCCGATGAGCGGCGACGATGTGCTCACGCTGCAGCAGCGACTGCTGGAGCTGGGCTTCAACGCCGGCCGCGCGGACGGTCTCTTCGGCCACCAGACCGAGCACGCGCTGCGCAACTTCCAGCGCGACTACGGCCTGGCCGTGGACGGCATGTGCGGACCGGGCACGCTGCGCGCACTGCGCCAGCTCGCGCCCAAGGTCCGCGGCGGCCGTCCGGTCTTCCTGCGTGAGCAGGAACACCTGCACCGGTCCGGCCCGCGCCTGTCCGGCAAGCGGATCGTGATCGACCCCGGTCACGGTGGCGGCGACCGGGGCATCGTGGTGGACGGGGTGGCCGAGGCCGACCTGATGTGGGACCTGGCCAGGCGGCTGGAGGGCCGCATGGTGGCCACCGGCATGGAGGCCCTGCTGGCCAGGGGTCCGCAGGTGTGCCCGCCGGAGTCCGACCGCGCCCAGTTCGCCAACAACGCCAACGCGGACCTGTTCCTGTCCCTGCACTCGGACGCGAACGCCTCCCCGCACGCCCGCGGCGTGGCCACCTTCCACTTCGGCAGCAGTGGCCACGGCACCAGCTCCACCGTCGGTGAGGCCCTGGCCGGCTTCATCCAGCGCGAGCTGACCGCCCGCACCGGCATGCTGGACTGCGGCACCCACCCCAAGACCTGGGACTCGCTGCGGCTGACCCGCTGCACCGCGGTCCGGGTGGAGACCGGTTACCTGACCAACCCGGAGGACCGCCGCAGGCTGCTCGACCCGGCGTTCCGGGACGTGGTGGCCGAGGGCATCCTGGTCGCGGTGAAGCGGCTGTACCTGCTGGGCAAGAACGACCAGCCCACCGGCACCTTCACCTTCGACGACCTGCTCAAGTACGAGCTGTCCAAGGCCGAGACGGCCTGA
- the trxA gene encoding thioredoxin, with protein sequence MGNNTKVVSDATFVEDVLQSEKPVLVDFWATWCGPCKMVAPVLDEIAGEHADKITIVKLDIDANPATARDYQIMSVPTMMLFQGGKPVKTIVGAKPKAAILTDLRDVI encoded by the coding sequence ATGGGCAACAACACCAAGGTCGTGTCCGACGCGACTTTCGTCGAGGACGTCCTGCAGAGCGAGAAGCCAGTGCTGGTGGACTTCTGGGCGACCTGGTGTGGACCGTGCAAGATGGTCGCCCCGGTGCTCGACGAGATCGCGGGCGAGCACGCCGACAAGATCACCATCGTCAAGCTCGACATCGACGCCAACCCGGCGACCGCACGGGACTACCAGATCATGTCGGTGCCGACCATGATGCTCTTCCAGGGCGGCAAGCCGGTGAAGACCATCGTGGGCGCCAAGCCCAAGGCGGCGATCCTCACCGACCTGCGCGACGTGATCTGA